A window from Enterocloster bolteae encodes these proteins:
- a CDS encoding FAD binding domain-containing protein, with protein sequence MLQYKKYYMPKSKEELFRLMEHNAHSFDIISGGTDLFAEERTPFNGQDSAIDISSIEDFSIIESKCGFITIGANTRIQQFLEEPELIDTVPVLRHAASYFADQQIREIATVGGNLANASPCADLIPPLLAMDATVHTIRQNDNDICMSDVPLSDFIKGVGKTSLSEGEVIQSVTCPILKDYGCAFKKVGLRRSLCISTVNSAFLVKADETNQYFKDVRIAFGGIGPAPVRLNEIEDNLKGNRISKDMILKMAECIPGDIVKSRSRREYRKTVIRNFLLAGCNLTYRIQKETN encoded by the coding sequence ATGCTTCAATACAAAAAATATTATATGCCGAAATCAAAGGAAGAACTTTTCCGTTTGATGGAACATAATGCTCATTCCTTTGATATTATTTCCGGAGGAACCGATCTGTTTGCAGAAGAAAGGACTCCTTTTAACGGTCAGGACTCTGCAATTGATATCAGCAGCATTGAAGATTTTTCCATAATTGAATCTAAATGCGGGTTTATAACAATTGGGGCAAATACCAGAATACAACAGTTTTTAGAAGAACCGGAATTAATTGACACTGTGCCTGTTTTGAGGCATGCAGCCAGTTACTTTGCAGATCAGCAGATACGGGAGATTGCAACAGTTGGAGGCAACCTGGCAAACGCATCTCCCTGCGCTGATTTGATACCGCCTTTATTGGCCATGGATGCAACGGTTCATACGATTAGGCAAAACGATAACGATATTTGCATGAGTGATGTACCGCTATCGGATTTTATTAAAGGGGTTGGCAAAACTTCGTTGTCGGAAGGAGAGGTTATCCAGTCAGTTACATGCCCCATATTGAAAGATTACGGGTGTGCCTTTAAAAAAGTCGGGCTTAGACGCTCTTTGTGTATTTCAACCGTGAACTCTGCCTTTTTAGTAAAGGCCGATGAAACGAATCAATATTTTAAGGATGTCAGAATTGCGTTTGGAGGAATCGGACCGGCTCCTGTAAGATTAAATGAAATCGAGGACAATTTGAAGGGAAACCGTATTTCAAAGGATATGATTCTGAAGATGGCCGAATGTATTCCCGGAGATATTGTTAAGTCCAGAAGCAGAAGAGAGTATAGAAAGACAGTCATCAGAAACTTTTTGCTGGCCGGTTGTAATTTAACGTATAGAATCCAAAAAGAGACCAACTAG
- a CDS encoding helix-turn-helix domain-containing protein: protein MNNISDRIRVLRKSEHLTQKEFAKRLLISQSYLSGLENGNEIPTNKLLKLICLEFGVSESWLLNDNGEMYTEVYENDKASLTEVSNGALLKIMTLLSTKSNVEYGFYANSLSLFSNMLDCSHSLGEDRKLIYLELLTTLVMDLDRMVYVSFNNKDSKNIDKHKQVIRNDLDAFFNYIVKTDIPSL from the coding sequence ATGAATAATATTAGTGATAGAATACGAGTGCTTAGAAAATCCGAACATTTAACTCAAAAAGAATTTGCAAAAAGACTTTTGATATCTCAATCTTATTTAAGTGGATTGGAAAACGGTAACGAAATTCCTACTAATAAATTACTAAAGCTTATTTGCTTAGAATTCGGAGTAAGTGAGTCATGGCTTTTAAATGATAATGGAGAAATGTATACGGAAGTATATGAAAATGATAAAGCGTCCTTGACAGAAGTGTCAAATGGTGCTTTACTCAAAATAATGACTCTCCTTTCAACAAAATCTAATGTTGAATATGGTTTTTATGCTAATTCTCTTAGTTTATTTTCTAATATGTTAGATTGTTCTCATTCCCTTGGGGAAGATAGAAAATTAATTTATCTTGAATTACTTACAACATTGGTAATGGACTTGGATCGCATGGTTTATGTTTCATTTAATAATAAAGATTCGAAAAATATAGATAAACACAAGCAGGTAATTAGGAATGATTTGGATGCATTTTTTAATTATATAGTTAAAACAGACATCCCTTCTTTATAA
- a CDS encoding helix-turn-helix domain-containing protein gives MDAGKIIKNIRKEKGLRQKDIAHAMTVEQSYISQVENGKTVPTPMFIKLFCLTFSVNEEQFHEK, from the coding sequence TTGGATGCTGGTAAAATTATCAAAAATATACGCAAAGAAAAAGGACTTAGGCAAAAAGACATTGCACATGCAATGACTGTTGAACAGTCATATATAAGTCAAGTTGAAAATGGAAAAACAGTACCTACACCTATGTTCATCAAACTATTTTGTCTTACCTTTTCTGTGAATGAAGAACAGTTTCATGAAAAATAA
- a CDS encoding Mu transposase C-terminal domain-containing protein, whose product MGQMLTVKQVAEVKGCRVQYIQRMAKEGKLPSVKTVNNRNQKVYQIPLESLPDELQQRWYQMQVEQMREENGIEEENRGGTDQFSAEERLEIDFWLELVRKWQEYRNLAPKRSKGETDQKFLIWCSLEYPDRTISMDILYRKWKAVRENNMAGLTDKRGKWRKGTSDIHETVWQAFLYYYLDEGQHTIQKCLEYTKMWIREKQPELYTDIPSYSSFYRKLNRDIPEGVKVLGREGHKAYNDRCAPYIRRIYEDIASNEWWIADNHTFDVIVVDKNGKQHRPYLTAFMDARSGILTGYYITYNPSSEATLIALRKGILEYGIPDNIYVDNGREFLTFDIGGLGHRRKKPKNGEERFEPPGVFKRLGINMTNAIVRNAKAKIIERRFRDVKDSLSRLFDTYTGGSVVEKPERLKGVLKKGEIYSDDEFQEYVEAVIDYYFNLQPYHGAVPADHGKLKMDVFNEHLIKKRTATAEALNLMLMRSSRAQTVGRRGVHLDIAGGRIDYWNDDFVHLMLGKKVYFRYDPDNLSEVRIYDLEDRYIMTVPADNEAVLSYNASREDVKAAMAKTRRLEKVAKEYIEHAVLADCDKVTAMELVLKEAQYNKENYQGKANPKVLEVQRADEEPAFKKVVGGIDLDRMIRNAEIRHEQEKQR is encoded by the coding sequence ATGGGACAGATGCTCACTGTAAAGCAGGTGGCAGAAGTTAAGGGATGTAGAGTTCAGTATATTCAAAGGATGGCTAAAGAAGGAAAACTTCCGTCAGTGAAAACAGTCAATAATAGGAACCAAAAAGTGTACCAGATTCCCCTGGAAAGTCTCCCGGATGAACTCCAACAGCGCTGGTATCAGATGCAGGTAGAACAGATGCGCGAGGAAAACGGTATAGAAGAGGAGAATCGGGGAGGGACAGATCAGTTTTCCGCAGAAGAACGGCTGGAGATAGACTTCTGGCTAGAGTTGGTGAGAAAATGGCAGGAATACCGTAACCTGGCTCCCAAGAGGAGCAAGGGGGAAACCGACCAGAAGTTTCTTATCTGGTGCAGCCTGGAATATCCAGACCGGACCATTTCCATGGATATCTTATATCGAAAATGGAAAGCAGTTCGGGAGAATAATATGGCCGGTCTCACAGATAAGCGTGGAAAATGGAGAAAAGGCACAAGTGACATCCATGAGACTGTCTGGCAGGCATTCCTTTATTACTACCTGGATGAGGGTCAGCATACCATCCAGAAGTGCCTGGAGTATACCAAGATGTGGATAAGAGAAAAGCAGCCGGAGCTGTATACGGATATCCCCAGCTATTCCTCTTTTTACCGGAAGCTTAACCGGGATATACCGGAAGGCGTGAAGGTGCTGGGGCGTGAAGGCCATAAGGCATACAATGACCGCTGTGCTCCCTATATCCGCAGAATCTATGAGGATATTGCTAGCAATGAGTGGTGGATTGCCGATAATCATACATTTGATGTAATCGTGGTGGACAAGAATGGTAAGCAGCACAGGCCATATCTGACCGCTTTCATGGATGCCCGCAGCGGTATTCTGACCGGCTACTATATTACATACAACCCCAGTTCCGAGGCCACACTAATTGCACTCCGGAAGGGGATTCTGGAATACGGCATCCCGGATAACATTTATGTGGATAATGGACGGGAGTTCCTGACCTTCGATATTGGAGGGTTGGGACACCGCAGGAAGAAGCCAAAGAATGGCGAGGAGCGGTTTGAACCGCCTGGCGTGTTCAAACGGCTTGGAATCAACATGACGAATGCCATCGTCCGAAACGCAAAGGCCAAGATTATTGAGCGCCGGTTCCGCGATGTCAAGGATTCCCTGTCACGGTTGTTTGATACTTATACAGGAGGCAGTGTGGTTGAAAAGCCAGAACGTTTAAAAGGCGTTTTAAAGAAGGGTGAAATCTATTCAGATGATGAGTTTCAGGAATATGTCGAGGCAGTGATTGACTATTATTTCAACCTTCAGCCCTATCATGGGGCGGTCCCGGCAGACCATGGAAAACTCAAAATGGATGTATTTAACGAACATCTGATTAAAAAACGCACAGCCACGGCAGAAGCCCTGAATCTCATGCTTATGCGCAGCAGCCGTGCACAGACCGTAGGCAGGCGAGGGGTGCACCTGGATATTGCAGGAGGGCGAATTGATTACTGGAACGATGATTTTGTCCATCTCATGCTGGGCAAGAAGGTGTATTTCAGATATGACCCGGATAATTTAAGCGAGGTACGGATTTATGACCTGGAGGACCGTTACATTATGACGGTACCAGCGGATAATGAAGCAGTTCTTTCCTATAATGCCAGCAGAGAAGATGTCAAAGCAGCTATGGCAAAAACCCGGAGGTTGGAAAAGGTTGCTAAGGAATATATTGAACATGCTGTCCTGGCAGACTGTGACAAGGTAACAGCCATGGAACTGGTGCTGAAGGAGGCACAATACAATAAAGAGAATTACCAGGGTAAGGCCAATCCCAAGGTGCTAGAGGTTCAGAGGGCAGACGAGGAACCGGCATTTAAGAAGGTGGTTGGAGGTATCGATCTGGATCGAATGATCCGGAATGCGGAAATCAGACATGAACAGGAAAAACAGAGATAA
- a CDS encoding AAA family ATPase, producing the protein MSKEYNVELQKKLEDYLEAEGLSQAKAAPILGISAAVLSQYRRSVYDKGDIGEVEKKLEEFFRIKEEQGQNSRKAEPFRANLQGYIPTSISEAAYKLIRYCQLEKGIVVIDGDAGIGKTKAAAKFLQDNPSTTVYLKAAPSTGTLRSLLKMIGRALKLPENQRTEDLSLAIQDKLKETDKIIIIDEAQNLKFMALEEIRGWVDEDPLTGKPGIGIVLIGNVEVYNKMLGRQEAIFSQQFNRTRLHGRYRTTDIKREDVVKLLPALEERRMTKEIDYLHSISRSKWGIRGMVNVFRNAVNDEDVSMAGLERVAGTMGIRFI; encoded by the coding sequence ATGAGTAAAGAGTATAACGTAGAATTACAGAAGAAGCTGGAAGATTACCTGGAGGCGGAGGGCCTAAGCCAGGCAAAAGCAGCACCGATCCTGGGGATTAGCGCGGCAGTACTTAGCCAGTACCGCCGAAGCGTCTATGACAAGGGAGATATAGGGGAGGTCGAGAAAAAGCTGGAAGAATTCTTCCGGATTAAGGAAGAGCAGGGCCAGAACAGCCGGAAGGCGGAGCCCTTCCGGGCCAACCTGCAGGGCTACATCCCTACATCCATATCGGAAGCGGCCTACAAGTTAATCCGCTACTGCCAGCTTGAGAAGGGGATTGTGGTTATTGACGGAGACGCCGGAATCGGGAAAACCAAGGCAGCTGCGAAGTTCCTTCAGGACAACCCATCCACCACGGTATACCTGAAGGCGGCTCCCAGCACTGGGACGTTAAGAAGTCTGTTGAAAATGATCGGGAGGGCATTGAAACTGCCGGAGAACCAGCGGACGGAAGATTTGTCCCTTGCAATCCAGGACAAGCTGAAGGAAACGGATAAAATCATTATCATTGATGAGGCCCAGAACCTAAAATTCATGGCTCTGGAAGAGATAAGGGGCTGGGTGGATGAAGATCCTCTTACGGGGAAACCGGGAATCGGCATCGTCCTGATCGGTAACGTAGAAGTATACAATAAGATGCTGGGCAGACAAGAAGCTATCTTTTCCCAGCAGTTTAACCGGACCCGGCTCCATGGCCGGTACCGGACTACAGACATCAAAAGGGAAGATGTGGTCAAACTGCTTCCCGCATTGGAAGAACGTAGGATGACGAAAGAGATTGACTACCTGCACAGCATCAGCCGAAGCAAGTGGGGAATCCGTGGAATGGTCAATGTGTTCCGTAACGCGGTAAATGATGAGGATGTCTCAATGGCTGGACTTGAGCGGGTGGCCGGTACCATGGGAATCAGGTTTATATAG
- a CDS encoding Lar family restriction alleviation protein, whose protein sequence is MRVIEGDLKACPFCGSKNIVIDTCHDLGDCENFERCEDTGYYSAVCNRNDGGCGASTGYKPTIKAAVEAWNRREN, encoded by the coding sequence GTGAGAGTGATTGAAGGCGATTTGAAAGCATGTCCATTTTGTGGAAGTAAAAATATCGTAATTGATACATGCCATGATTTAGGGGATTGCGAAAATTTTGAGAGGTGTGAAGATACAGGATATTATTCTGCCGTATGTAATAGAAATGATGGCGGGTGCGGTGCTTCAACAGGCTATAAACCTACAATTAAGGCGGCAGTAGAGGCTTGGAATAGACGGGAAAATTAA
- a CDS encoding Gp49 family protein: protein MKKYIGTKLVQARPMTRGAYNRYRGWEIPADENPEDEGYLIQYPDGYVSWSPKGMFDHSYLEVDDNPQLPSGVSIGPGMVEAFIDRIEVMKLGERTTVVRCILKNGFELVESSACVDPRNYSVEIGQEACMEKIRDRIWNLLGFLLQTAWMGVRKDEGTKG, encoded by the coding sequence ATGAAGAAATACATAGGAACCAAGCTGGTTCAGGCGCGTCCAATGACAAGAGGCGCGTATAACAGATACCGTGGGTGGGAAATCCCGGCGGATGAAAACCCGGAAGATGAAGGATACCTGATACAGTATCCGGATGGATATGTCAGCTGGAGCCCCAAAGGGATGTTTGACCACTCCTATCTGGAAGTGGATGATAACCCGCAACTCCCATCCGGCGTGAGCATCGGACCCGGAATGGTGGAGGCGTTCATTGACCGGATAGAGGTCATGAAGCTGGGGGAGCGCACGACTGTGGTTCGGTGCATCCTGAAAAATGGGTTTGAGCTGGTGGAATCCAGTGCCTGCGTGGATCCAAGAAACTATTCGGTGGAGATTGGCCAGGAGGCCTGCATGGAGAAGATTCGGGACCGGATATGGAACTTGCTGGGTTTCCTGCTCCAGACGGCCTGGATGGGGGTGAGAAAGGATGAAGGCACTAAGGGATGA
- a CDS encoding AbrB/MazE/SpoVT family DNA-binding domain-containing protein, whose translation MQISKKVTKGGGITIPRMLRQETGILPGVPVDVTADAAGIHIVKHVPACRFCGAVEDVAAVCGMEVCRTCAGKIAEVFQ comes from the coding sequence ATGCAGATAAGTAAAAAAGTTACCAAAGGCGGCGGCATCACAATTCCGCGTATGCTCCGCCAGGAAACAGGAATCCTTCCGGGGGTCCCAGTGGATGTGACAGCGGATGCGGCCGGAATCCATATCGTGAAGCATGTCCCAGCCTGCCGGTTCTGCGGGGCAGTGGAGGATGTGGCTGCCGTATGCGGGATGGAAGTCTGTCGGACCTGTGCCGGGAAGATTGCGGAGGTGTTTCAGTGA
- a CDS encoding regulatory protein GemA: MRSIDSYQMKRIYAVGHQLSLVGHDHEDELHALVATITGKESVKALSYREAESVIARLTQLQGGQAPPRPRREREHPSRPGGVTSGQQKKIWALMYELAKYDRKPESVSLGDRLCAIIKKELGMDAIARTPFAWIDFDSGNKLIEVLKGYVKSAVRGCKDGPVG, translated from the coding sequence ATGAGAAGCATTGACTCATATCAGATGAAGCGGATTTATGCTGTTGGACATCAGTTAAGCCTTGTGGGCCATGACCATGAGGACGAGCTGCATGCGTTGGTGGCAACCATAACCGGGAAAGAATCCGTGAAGGCCCTGAGCTACCGGGAAGCGGAATCTGTAATTGCCAGGCTTACGCAGCTGCAGGGCGGTCAGGCCCCTCCAAGGCCCCGGCGAGAACGGGAACATCCATCGAGGCCTGGCGGGGTAACAAGCGGCCAGCAGAAGAAGATATGGGCCTTGATGTATGAGCTGGCCAAGTACGATAGAAAGCCTGAGAGTGTATCACTGGGAGACCGTCTGTGCGCCATCATCAAAAAGGAGCTGGGAATGGACGCAATTGCCAGGACACCCTTTGCCTGGATTGACTTCGATTCAGGAAACAAGCTGATTGAAGTATTAAAGGGTTATGTAAAGAGTGCCGTAAGGGGGTGTAAGGATGGACCTGTTGGATAA
- a CDS encoding Mor transcription activator family protein translates to MDLLDKVQMEDLDEEQRTLAGLIGIEAFRALVRNYNGTPIYIPKIESLEKPVRDELIREEFDGKNYRELALKYGLTETWIRNIVIEKAREIRARPMDGQISLKGILY, encoded by the coding sequence ATGGACCTGTTGGATAAGGTGCAGATGGAGGATCTGGATGAGGAGCAGCGTACCCTTGCCGGACTTATCGGTATAGAGGCGTTCCGGGCCTTGGTGAGGAACTATAACGGTACCCCCATTTATATCCCCAAGATAGAGAGCCTGGAGAAACCGGTGAGGGACGAACTTATACGGGAGGAGTTTGACGGAAAGAACTACCGCGAGCTTGCCCTGAAATATGGATTGACAGAAACTTGGATTCGGAATATAGTCATAGAGAAAGCCCGCGAGATAAGGGCAAGGCCGATGGATGGCCAGATATCCTTAAAAGGAATTTTGTACTAA
- a CDS encoding phage protein Gp27 family protein produces MCEGMSGENRRRSIGKVDRLPPELKDTVEQMLLTGSTYKEIVTYLKENGEEMSQMAICTYAKKYLATVEMINVAQNNFSMLMDEMNRYPDLDTSEALIRLASHHVMNALTNVDEEQMKEVPVDKLIKETNGLIRAAAYKKRIEVQTRENYEAGLEAVKGLVFEAMAKEQPELYQQVSAYLNKKKQEGMEG; encoded by the coding sequence ATGTGTGAAGGTATGAGCGGCGAGAACCGGCGTCGCAGCATTGGAAAGGTAGACCGGCTTCCTCCGGAGCTAAAGGATACAGTGGAGCAGATGCTGCTGACCGGAAGCACTTACAAGGAGATTGTAACATATCTAAAGGAAAACGGTGAGGAAATGAGCCAAATGGCCATTTGCACCTATGCCAAGAAGTACCTGGCCACGGTGGAAATGATTAACGTGGCTCAGAATAACTTTTCAATGCTGATGGATGAAATGAACCGCTATCCGGATTTGGACACATCGGAGGCGCTTATCCGTCTGGCCAGCCATCATGTGATGAATGCCCTGACGAACGTGGACGAGGAGCAGATGAAGGAAGTGCCGGTGGATAAGCTGATTAAGGAGACCAACGGCCTTATCCGCGCAGCGGCCTACAAGAAGCGTATTGAAGTCCAGACACGGGAGAATTATGAGGCCGGACTGGAAGCGGTTAAGGGACTGGTATTCGAGGCCATGGCCAAGGAACAGCCGGAGCTGTACCAGCAAGTCAGCGCCTATCTGAACAAAAAGAAGCAGGAAGGGATGGAGGGATAG
- a CDS encoding transcription termination/antitermination NusG family protein — protein MLWYVVQVRTGEEKDIAAKLTDMGFQTLAPVENRPVRSGGAWGTKEYVLFPGYVFLQMDYNAGNYYRLKAVPGIVKLLSGTLTYLEAEWIRLLAGQGGRPLEPTLMRETEEGLEIETGILQNFKSRIIRMDKRSLRATIELSICGEKKEVQLGIRLPEEV, from the coding sequence ATGCTGTGGTATGTGGTTCAGGTGAGGACCGGGGAAGAAAAAGACATTGCCGCGAAATTGACGGACATGGGGTTCCAGACGCTGGCACCGGTAGAGAACCGTCCGGTCCGCAGCGGAGGAGCCTGGGGAACAAAGGAGTATGTACTGTTTCCCGGTTATGTGTTTCTTCAGATGGATTACAATGCCGGAAATTATTACAGGTTGAAGGCTGTCCCAGGAATCGTAAAGCTGCTGTCCGGTACCCTGACCTATCTGGAAGCAGAATGGATCCGGCTGTTGGCCGGGCAGGGAGGAAGGCCCCTGGAGCCCACACTGATGCGGGAGACAGAGGAAGGCCTGGAGATTGAAACAGGCATCCTGCAGAACTTTAAGAGCCGTATCATACGGATGGATAAGCGGAGCCTCAGGGCTACCATTGAGTTGTCTATCTGTGGTGAGAAGAAAGAGGTGCAGCTGGGCATCCGGCTGCCAGAGGAAGTATAG
- the terL gene encoding phage terminase large subunit: MRKGKQKSIDTLMGALAEAESRAFYEEEDNVLNDLDELLNVFLRKGEEPERRQLLKEYDSGLPLTGPEGIRRKLGAIDMEFFGRAYFPHYFSRPSPDFHRDLDAIWQDGVLKGRFPITRKAAREINRLEGCRRAVAAPRGHAKSTTLTFKGSMHAILYQYKHYPIILSDSSDQAEGFLENIRVEFEENGLIREDFGNLQGKVWRNNVILTTTNIKVEAIGSGKKIRGRKHRNWRPDLLVLDDIENDENVRTAEQRSKLSNWFNKAVSKAGDSYTDIVYIGTLLHYDSLLAHTLTNTGYKSIKYKAVLSFSQADDLWKEWEDIYTDLSNDSHAEDAKAFFEAHKAEMLKGTEVLWEEKLSYYDLMKMRIDEGEASFNSEEQNEPINPDDCLFQEEWLDYYNEAEVDFKDRSFVFYGFVDPSLGKTKHSDFSAIITLAKHKGTGYMYVFDADIERRHPDRIISDILEKERRIRRDYGRGYKKFGCETVQFQWFLKEELVKASARAGLYLPVEEVPQTADKTLRIQTMQPDIKNKYIKFNRRHKRLLEQLVQFPMGAHDDGPDALEGCRTLAKKVRKFKVIPRESLI, encoded by the coding sequence ATGAGGAAAGGAAAGCAGAAAAGCATTGACACCTTGATGGGGGCGCTGGCGGAGGCAGAAAGCCGGGCTTTTTATGAGGAAGAGGACAACGTTTTAAACGACCTGGATGAACTTTTGAATGTTTTTTTAAGGAAGGGTGAGGAGCCGGAACGCAGACAGCTTTTAAAGGAGTATGATTCCGGCTTGCCACTTACCGGACCTGAGGGGATTCGCAGGAAGCTGGGAGCCATTGACATGGAGTTTTTTGGCCGCGCTTACTTCCCCCACTACTTTTCCAGGCCCTCTCCGGATTTCCACCGGGATCTGGATGCCATCTGGCAGGACGGTGTGTTAAAGGGACGTTTTCCCATTACACGAAAGGCTGCCAGGGAAATCAACCGTCTGGAGGGCTGCCGCAGGGCCGTGGCAGCACCGAGAGGCCACGCCAAGAGTACCACGCTGACCTTCAAGGGGAGTATGCATGCCATCCTGTATCAATACAAACATTACCCCATCATCCTTTCTGACAGTTCAGACCAGGCCGAGGGCTTTCTCGAGAATATCCGTGTGGAGTTTGAGGAAAACGGCCTGATACGGGAGGACTTCGGGAATCTCCAGGGAAAGGTATGGCGTAACAATGTAATATTGACCACCACCAACATAAAGGTGGAGGCTATCGGGTCGGGCAAGAAGATACGAGGCAGGAAGCACCGGAACTGGAGGCCGGACCTGCTGGTGCTGGATGATATTGAAAATGATGAGAACGTCCGGACAGCGGAGCAGCGTTCCAAGCTTTCAAACTGGTTTAACAAGGCTGTTTCCAAGGCAGGCGACAGCTATACGGATATCGTGTATATCGGGACCCTGCTGCATTATGACAGCCTATTAGCCCATACCCTGACCAACACGGGGTATAAATCCATCAAATACAAAGCGGTGCTCTCCTTTTCCCAGGCAGATGACCTTTGGAAGGAATGGGAGGACATATACACGGACCTTTCCAATGATTCCCATGCGGAGGATGCAAAGGCATTCTTTGAAGCCCATAAGGCAGAGATGCTGAAAGGGACGGAGGTACTGTGGGAGGAGAAGCTGTCCTATTATGACCTGATGAAGATGCGGATTGATGAGGGAGAGGCATCCTTTAACAGCGAGGAACAGAACGAACCTATCAACCCGGATGACTGCCTGTTCCAGGAGGAATGGCTGGATTACTACAACGAAGCCGAGGTGGACTTTAAGGACCGCAGCTTTGTGTTTTACGGCTTTGTGGACCCATCCCTTGGAAAGACCAAGCACAGCGACTTTTCGGCTATCATTACACTGGCTAAGCATAAGGGAACGGGATATATGTATGTGTTTGACGCTGATATCGAGCGGCGCCATCCGGACCGCATCATATCGGATATCCTGGAAAAGGAGCGGCGGATCAGACGGGATTATGGCAGGGGATATAAGAAATTTGGTTGTGAGACGGTGCAGTTCCAATGGTTTTTAAAGGAGGAGCTGGTAAAAGCCAGCGCCAGAGCGGGGCTGTACCTGCCTGTGGAGGAAGTCCCGCAGACGGCGGACAAGACACTGCGCATCCAGACCATGCAGCCGGATATCAAGAACAAATACATCAAGTTTAACCGCCGTCATAAGCGCCTGCTGGAGCAGCTGGTACAGTTCCCGATGGGGGCCCATGATGATGGCCCAGACGCCCTGGAAGGGTGCCGGACCCTGGCTAAGAAGGTCAGAAAGTTTAAGGTCATTCCAAGGGAGAGCCTGATCTGA